TTTCTTATGAAACAGGAGTAGCAAAAGTTTTATATGATGCGAATAAAATTACATTGCAGGAAATTATTCGTATCATAAATGATTTAGGATATGATGTGAAATCTGAAGCAAACTCTCGGAAAGATATTGTATTGCGAACAGCGAAAGAACTGGTTGTGATTTTAGCAGTATTTTTGCTTTTACAGCATTTTGGAATACTTAACCGGCTTGCACCGGATTCTTTGGCAGATGCGAGTATGGGTTATGGAATGCTTTTTATGATAGGGCTGATTACTTCGGTGCATTGTATCGCGATGTGCGGTGGGATTAACTTATCGCAGACATTGCAGAAAGAAACATCAAAAGATATTAGCCGAAAAATGTTCCAAAATACCCTGATGTACAATATGGGACGTGTTGTTTCTTATACAATTATCGGCAGTATACTTGGTGCGGTAGGAGGTCTGGCTGGAATTGGTGATGGTTTGCAATCTTCGTTTTTATTACAGGGAATTTTAAAGTTATTTGCAGGAATCATTATGATAATTATGGGAGTAAATATGCTTGGGATTTTCCAAGGGCTTAGAGGCTGTTTGAAAAATCATTCCAGTAAGCTGCAAAAAATCAGTAAGATGCATAAAATACAGACTTCATTTCTGCATAAAAAACGGATTCCATTTGTTCATAAAAAAATATCAGGAGGAAGAAAAACACCATTTATCATAGGAATATGTAACGGATTTATGCCTTGCGGACCACTTCAATCTATGCAGATTGTGGCACTTGCATCAGGGAATATGTTTACAGGAGCATTTTCTATGTTCTGTTTTAGCCTTGGTACGGTACCTCTGATGTTAGGATTTGGTTCAGTGGTTTCTGCTTTTGGAAAGCATTTTACAAGAAAGGTGTTAAGAGTCGGAGCGATTCTTGTAGTAGTAATGGGTTTATCTATGATGATGCAGGGAACTTCTTTGTCGGGACTTGATATAAAAGTTGCAAGTGTTTTTTCAACAAAAGAAAGCAGTCAGATGCAGGCAGATAATACGAATGTAGCGGTAGAAAAAAATGGAGTGCAGTATGTTTCAAGTACATTAGAATCTGGTCACTATCCAGACATTATAGTGAAAGCTGGTGAACCAGTGGAGTGGACAATCAAGGCTTCTGAAAAAAATATTAATGGATGTAATTACAAAATACTTTTACAGGATTTTAATCAGGAGCATACCTTTGAATCTGGCAAGAATGTAATCAAATTCACACCCGATAAGGAAGGAACCTATACTTATAGCTGCTGGATGGGAATGATTACAGGAAAAATATATGTGAAAAGCTGAAAGGAATAATTTATGAAAAAATATATTACAATTGTAACAATGATAATGTTGTCAGTGGCAACTCTTGTAGGTTGCGGAAAAGAAAAAGCAAATGGAGACACAGATATTTTTGAAAACTGGAAAGCGAATTAGCTTCTGAGTTGTGAGAGATATTAATGTCAATATGAGTGCAGCCATTGTTAGATTCCAATAAAGTAAAAAAATTATATAGCAATCTGAAATAACATTACCATAAGTGGCATGGTAATAATAGCAAGCAGGGTAGTTACAACATTGATTGCACTGGCGTACTGTGAATCATTTCCATAAACCTGACACATCTGTGTGACGGTAGAGGCAGATGGTGTGATAATTGCAAGAAAGACAATCAGCATAAGCTTATTTCCATTTGAAGAAAATGTGGAAAGCTGACTGCATTTAATAAGAAAAAGTGCAATTATAGGGACGATAATTAAGCGTAAAAATGAAACGAAATATACTCGTTTATTTGCAAAAATCTGCTTGAAATCCATGCCGGCAAAAAGCATACCAGTAACAATCATGCTTGCAGGACCGATCATGGAGCCAACAGCACTTAACGTATTATTGATAATTGCTGGCAAATGAATTCTGGTTAAGAAAAGTATGATGCCAATTGCAATAGAGATCATATTAATATTTAATACAATTTTTCTCCAGTCATAAGAGGATTCCCGGCTAATAATTTTCTTGCAATGTGTCCATATAAATACAAGCTGTACACTCATAAAAACACAGCCATAAAGAATCCATTCTTTTCCTAAAATAAACGTCACGAT
This Anaerobutyricum hallii DNA region includes the following protein-coding sequences:
- a CDS encoding sulfite exporter TauE/SafE family protein, with product MERRQLYIDGMTCINCQKKIENCLRKRVEIKEASVSYETGVAKVLYDANKITLQEIIRIINDLGYDVKSEANSRKDIVLRTAKELVVILAVFLLLQHFGILNRLAPDSLADASMGYGMLFMIGLITSVHCIAMCGGINLSQTLQKETSKDISRKMFQNTLMYNMGRVVSYTIIGSILGAVGGLAGIGDGLQSSFLLQGILKLFAGIIMIIMGVNMLGIFQGLRGCLKNHSSKLQKISKMHKIQTSFLHKKRIPFVHKKISGGRKTPFIIGICNGFMPCGPLQSMQIVALASGNMFTGAFSMFCFSLGTVPLMLGFGSVVSAFGKHFTRKVLRVGAILVVVMGLSMMMQGTSLSGLDIKVASVFSTKESSQMQADNTNVAVEKNGVQYVSSTLESGHYPDIIVKAGEPVEWTIKASEKNINGCNYKILLQDFNQEHTFESGKNVIKFTPDKEGTYTYSCWMGMITGKIYVKS
- a CDS encoding AEC family transporter yields the protein MHISLLLMNQIIQLFIMIFMGFIIVKAKLLKAEDSKILSVIVLYLIIPCVIINAFQVDYTPQTVKGLLIALAGSVMTQVILLIVVSILGRIFHLNEVEVASIYYSNSGNLIVPIVTFILGKEWILYGCVFMSVQLVFIWTHCKKIISRESSYDWRKIVLNINMISIAIGIILFLTRIHLPAIINNTLSAVGSMIGPASMIVTGMLFAGMDFKQIFANKRVYFVSFLRLIIVPIIALFLIKCSQLSTFSSNGNKLMLIVFLAIITPSASTVTQMCQVYGNDSQYASAINVVTTLLAIITMPLMVMLFQIAI